A genome region from Mercenaria mercenaria strain notata chromosome 11, MADL_Memer_1, whole genome shotgun sequence includes the following:
- the LOC123532277 gene encoding mitochondrial protein C2orf69 homolog, protein MFLNKIYKRVSSLFPLIMAQSVNSCTSLPACKRLLNLEGAEGKHNDVIICGVEKLSSSKQHIIFFGGDVQDYKENMESHYTNKAYVEWNLESTAELLRSKFPDSTVFVIKPSDMLLKTFSIYKNFLNFDEDGKPEFTNDFGALVHLSKLYASALEKVGSSDVNGACSADSNICSDDVQVKIIGFSKGCVVLSQLMYELDHFKDDKNVKLFLDKVSAIYWLDGGHNGGVKGYITDNKVLKDIKKLEKDLFVLVTPYQIKCINRRWIGKEEAEFVKKLEALGAKIQEFRYFMDEPGSIENHFKVLTKVR, encoded by the exons atgtttttaaataaaatctacaagCGTGTATCGAGTCTATTTCCCCTAATCATGGCACAGAGTGTGAATTCATGCACTAGTTTACCTGCTTGCAAGCGCCTTTTAAATCTTGAAGGTGCTGAGGGCAAGCATAATGATGTAATAATTTGTGGAGTGGAGAAGTTGTCCAGTAGTAAACAGCACATCATCTTTTTTGGTGGAGATGTACAG GATTACAAGGAAAACATGGAAAGTCATTATACAAACAAAGCTTATGTAGAGTGGAACCTTGAGAGTACAGCAGAGCTACTGCGATCAAAGTTTCCTGATTCAACAGTATTTGTGATAAAACCGTCCGATATGCTACTCAAAACATTCAGTATTTACAAAAACTTCCTTAACTTTGATGAAGATGGTAAACCGGAATTTACAAATGACTTTGGGGCTTTGGTGCATCTTTCAAAACTTTACGCATCAGCCTTGGAAAAAGTAGGAAGTTCTGATGTCAATGGTGCTTGTTCTGCAGACTCTAACATATGTTCAGATGATGTACAAGTCAAAATTATAGGTTTTAGCAAAGGATGTGTGGTGCTAAGTCAGTTAATGTATGAACTGGATCATTTCAAAGATGATAAAAATGTGAAGTTGTTCCTGGATAAAGTTTCGGCAATTTATTGGCTTGACGGAGGTCATAATGGTGGGGTCAAGGGTTATATAACTGATAACAAAGTTCTTAAAGatataaaaaagttagaaaaggACCTCTTTGTGCTTGTTACACCATATCAAATTAAGTGTATAAACAGGCGCTGGATAGGAAAAGAAGAAGCTGAATTTGTGAAGAAGTTGGAAGCATTAGGGGCAAAAATTCAAGAATTTCGATACTTTATGGATGAACCTGGAagcattgaaaatcattttaaagttcTAACAAAAGTTAGATAA